In one Neobacillus sp. CF12 genomic region, the following are encoded:
- a CDS encoding transposase, with the protein MLRGANRQEIFHDDEDCLKFLDILHIYKMKAEVEIYSWCLMGNHIHLLIKEGSEDISASMKRIGVSYVSYYNWKYRTSGHLFQDRFKSENVENIQYLLTVVRYIHQNPLKAGIVKRMDEWRWSSCREYYGIHHEGRKLLDPNFIIGMFSGDNILAKERFIEFNEKVNQDQCLDHHMNDRRLTDEEAREVIKNLLNGFEIANVKSLPRLQRNEILKKTKGIKGLSQRQTARILGVSRTLISRA; encoded by the coding sequence ATGCTAAGAGGTGCCAATCGACAGGAAATCTTCCATGATGATGAGGACTGCTTGAAATTTCTTGATATATTGCATATCTATAAGATGAAAGCGGAGGTGGAGATTTACAGTTGGTGTTTGATGGGTAATCATATACACCTATTAATAAAAGAGGGCAGTGAAGATATATCGGCTTCCATGAAGCGAATAGGTGTAAGTTATGTCTCGTACTATAACTGGAAGTACAGAACATCTGGACATCTTTTTCAAGATAGGTTTAAGAGTGAGAATGTAGAAAATATACAGTATTTATTAACCGTTGTAAGATACATTCACCAAAACCCACTTAAAGCAGGAATCGTCAAACGGATGGATGAATGGAGGTGGAGCAGTTGCCGGGAATATTACGGTATTCACCATGAGGGTAGGAAACTGCTGGATCCTAATTTCATTATTGGAATGTTTTCGGGGGACAATATTCTGGCCAAAGAGAGATTTATAGAATTTAATGAAAAGGTCAATCAGGACCAATGCCTAGATCATCACATGAATGATAGAAGATTAACAGATGAGGAGGCAAGGGAAGTAATTAAGAACCTGTTGAATGGATTTGAAATCGCCAATGTTAAAAGTTTACCTAGACTCCAAAGAAATGAAATACTCAAAAAAACTAAAGGAATCAAAGGACTTTCACAACGCCAAACAGCAAGGATACTAGGCGTTTCGCGAACACTTATTTCTAGGGCATAA
- a CDS encoding DUF4956 domain-containing protein, translated as MEITNFKDIFKSSILEKTSSISIVDALIGMLVALGLGLFIYMIYKKTFTGVIYSHTFNISLIIMALATALIIIGISSNVLLSLGMVGALSIVRFRTPIKDPMDIVYIFWAIVVGILCGAGFIALAITGSVLIGLVLFFFVNKIKIENPYLLVIRYNENSIENSLEHVISGHAKKHSLKSKSVMPGNDFEVTYEIRVKENDMSFINNISGIDGVKSAIMLSYDGNFTA; from the coding sequence ATGGAAATCACAAATTTTAAAGATATATTTAAATCAAGCATATTGGAAAAGACGAGCAGCATTTCGATTGTTGATGCCCTTATTGGGATGTTGGTGGCACTCGGCTTGGGGCTGTTCATTTACATGATTTACAAGAAAACATTCACCGGAGTGATATACTCCCACACCTTTAATATCTCGCTCATCATTATGGCCTTGGCAACCGCCCTGATTATCATTGGTATTTCATCCAACGTTCTCTTGTCACTTGGGATGGTTGGTGCATTATCAATTGTGCGTTTTAGGACCCCGATAAAAGATCCGATGGATATCGTATATATCTTTTGGGCAATCGTTGTTGGTATATTATGCGGCGCAGGCTTTATCGCACTCGCGATTACAGGCTCCGTTTTAATTGGACTAGTCTTATTTTTCTTCGTGAATAAAATCAAGATTGAGAACCCTTACCTTCTGGTGATCAGATACAATGAAAATTCAATCGAAAACTCATTAGAACATGTCATTTCAGGACATGCCAAGAAACATTCCCTAAAATCAAAATCTGTCATGCCTGGCAATGACTTTGAAGTTACCTATGAAATCCGCGTCAAAGAGAATGACATGAGTTTCATCAACAATATCTCCGGAATCGATGGAGTAAAGTCAGCGATTATGCTAAGCTATGACGGTAATTTTACAGCTTAA
- a CDS encoding polyphosphate polymerase domain-containing protein, with translation MKTMTLNGARGRYELKHEISKMDCFLLRNRLKHVMQSDPHAKNDGKYLIRSVYFDNFDNKVLNQKKEGFIDRDKFRVRLYDNNTNLINLEKKSKRNNMTFKQKCKITAEEYEQIRLGDYAWMENDKRSLIQDLFVQMNLFQIKPFTVVDYEREVFIYEYGNVRVTFDSSIKTSFRNNEVLNPDIPMVETNPDIVILEVKYDEFLPDTIKYLLQLGDRQRGTYSKYQISRMFG, from the coding sequence ATGAAGACAATGACCTTGAATGGCGCGAGAGGCAGATACGAGTTAAAACATGAGATTTCAAAAATGGATTGCTTCCTTTTGAGAAATAGATTAAAACATGTAATGCAGTCAGATCCCCATGCAAAAAATGACGGCAAATATTTAATCCGAAGTGTCTATTTCGATAACTTCGACAATAAAGTCCTAAACCAGAAAAAAGAAGGATTTATTGATAGGGACAAGTTCCGGGTCAGGTTGTACGACAATAATACTAATCTGATTAACCTTGAAAAAAAGAGCAAACGCAACAACATGACCTTTAAGCAAAAATGCAAGATTACCGCTGAAGAATATGAACAAATCAGGCTTGGTGATTATGCTTGGATGGAAAACGACAAGAGATCCCTTATCCAGGATTTATTTGTACAAATGAATCTGTTTCAAATAAAGCCTTTCACCGTCGTCGACTATGAGAGGGAAGTATTCATCTATGAATATGGGAATGTCCGAGTCACCTTCGACAGTTCCATTAAGACAAGTTTCCGCAACAACGAAGTCTTGAATCCTGATATACCAATGGTCGAAACCAACCCGGACATTGTCATTCTTGAAGTGAAATATGACGAATTTCTACCAGATACCATCAAATACCTTCTGCAGTTAGGTGACAGACAAAGAGGGACTTATTCAAAATATCAAATCAGCAGGATGTTCGGATAA
- a CDS encoding HAMP domain-containing sensor histidine kinase, with protein sequence MFKRKIFRDQQLKFMILNLLAFTIIFTIFGIIIFSQVQTTLFKKTDEELTSLKERIADGPPSDIKSPHPNQESDPNGPPNNRQKNMNPRIMVIHWNEDGQILNKEEIGTVFYENYLQEYKLDQTNIEKITMTVIDEEYHFRYIIYKDTNEDDDIAFTQLMLNVDPEQTILNNFGKLIIICSIIFVVLSISASYVLSKKMMKPIIQSWNKQSEFVENASHELRTPLTIIQNKLELLLTAPQEKIVSKFENIALSLAETRRLSKLTSDLMTLARADSAETQLVKQPLHVDSFIESVCAPYKEIAESQGKHFWLNLKGDIQINADEVRLHQLLVILLDNALKYTGETDSIGVKTYLEDQKIVLEVSDTGIGIKEENRKQIFERFYREDKARARESGGIGLGLSIAQWIVEQHNGTIKAIQNQTKGTTFIVKLPM encoded by the coding sequence ATGTTTAAAAGAAAGATTTTCCGGGATCAGCAGCTGAAGTTCATGATTCTTAACCTGCTGGCATTTACCATCATTTTCACGATTTTTGGCATTATCATTTTCAGCCAGGTCCAAACGACGTTGTTTAAAAAAACAGATGAGGAGCTTACGTCATTAAAAGAGAGAATAGCTGATGGACCACCTAGTGATATAAAGTCACCACATCCTAATCAAGAATCAGATCCCAATGGTCCTCCCAATAACCGGCAGAAGAATATGAACCCCCGGATTATGGTAATTCATTGGAACGAAGATGGCCAAATCCTGAACAAAGAGGAAATCGGGACAGTGTTTTATGAGAATTATCTCCAGGAGTACAAACTTGATCAAACAAATATTGAAAAGATTACGATGACCGTCATCGATGAAGAGTATCATTTCCGCTATATCATTTATAAAGATACGAATGAAGATGACGACATCGCCTTTACGCAACTGATGCTCAATGTTGATCCAGAACAAACCATTTTAAATAATTTCGGTAAACTGATTATTATTTGTTCAATTATTTTTGTTGTCCTGTCCATCTCAGCAAGTTATGTATTGTCTAAAAAAATGATGAAGCCCATCATCCAATCCTGGAATAAGCAATCTGAATTTGTTGAAAATGCTTCACACGAACTTAGGACACCGTTGACCATCATCCAGAATAAACTGGAACTTCTGCTAACAGCACCGCAGGAGAAAATCGTAAGCAAATTTGAAAATATTGCCCTCAGCCTCGCGGAAACACGGCGTTTGTCTAAGCTTACCTCCGATTTGATGACATTGGCCCGGGCAGATTCTGCTGAAACACAACTCGTCAAACAGCCTCTCCATGTTGATTCGTTCATCGAGAGTGTGTGCGCTCCATATAAGGAAATCGCTGAATCCCAGGGTAAGCACTTTTGGCTAAATTTAAAGGGTGATATTCAAATAAATGCAGATGAGGTTCGGCTCCATCAACTTCTAGTCATTTTGTTAGATAATGCCTTAAAATACACGGGTGAAACAGACAGTATTGGCGTAAAGACCTATCTAGAGGACCAAAAGATTGTGTTAGAGGTAAGCGATACGGGAATCGGGATTAAAGAAGAAAACCGCAAGCAAATATTCGAACGATTTTACCGTGAAGATAAAGCCCGCGCACGTGAATCAGGTGGAATCGGTTTGGGATTATCGATTGCTCAATGGATCGTTGAACAGCATAATGGGACGATAAAAGCCATTCAGAACCAAACAAAAGGAACCACCTTTATCGTTAAGTTGCCAATGTAA
- a CDS encoding response regulator transcription factor gives MKLLIIEDDKNLSETIRETTEDLFEVQQAFDGEEGLFLAEQNIFDVIILDIMMPGMNGYEVLRELRKNNIETPVIMLTAKDGIDDKIQGFKVGADDYMVKPFHREELLLRLEAMVRRAGGRFKENILSFKELKLNLKSKTVEINGELVAKLNGKQFDLLEYLINNKNTILTKEQIFDRIWGFESDTSTTVVEVYASNLRKNLKKYGYDTFIKTFRGLGYMLSEDGDS, from the coding sequence ATGAAGCTATTAATTATAGAAGATGATAAAAACCTTTCGGAAACAATCCGTGAGACCACCGAGGACTTATTTGAAGTTCAGCAGGCCTTTGACGGCGAGGAAGGGCTTTTTTTAGCAGAGCAAAATATCTTTGATGTCATCATTCTCGATATCATGATGCCCGGTATGAATGGCTACGAGGTTTTAAGAGAATTGCGGAAGAACAATATTGAAACGCCTGTCATCATGCTGACCGCGAAAGATGGCATTGATGACAAAATTCAGGGATTCAAGGTCGGCGCTGATGATTATATGGTGAAACCTTTCCACCGAGAGGAACTGCTTTTACGTTTGGAGGCAATGGTAAGGAGAGCCGGGGGACGGTTCAAGGAAAACATCCTTTCGTTTAAGGAGCTAAAGCTAAATCTAAAAAGTAAGACCGTCGAGATAAATGGAGAACTAGTAGCAAAGCTGAATGGCAAACAGTTCGACTTGCTCGAGTATTTGATTAACAATAAAAATACCATTTTAACGAAAGAGCAAATCTTTGATCGGATTTGGGGATTTGAGTCCGATACCTCAACAACAGTAGTGGAAGTGTATGCAAGCAATTTACGAAAAAACCTGAAGAAATATGGCTATGATACTTTTATTAAAACATTCCGAGGTCTAGGCTATATGCTTTCGGAAGATGGTGACAGCTAA
- a CDS encoding carbohydrate-binding domain-containing protein — translation MKKLSKKSRYTTLTVSFMCAALLFGCSNNSSESDAANSSVAMVNAESLSTIGDKNIADVISGIVTYDKDDLYTDWKSEDTTSIELTGSGATVEDSGGVIVDGNIITIKTSGTYVISGKLNDGQIIVDAEDKATVRLVLNGAEINSSSNSPIYVKKAEKTVISLEDGTENSISDGETYNLEGSEDEPNAALFSKGNLTINGTGKMVVKGNYNNGITSKDDLKITSGTIEIEAADDGLMGRDLLAVKDGDITINAGGDAVKSTNDKDASKGVIAIEGGNFDLVAANDGFQAVTSLLIADGDFNISTGGGSPEMIATKESGGERPGQTTTTTATAATESESDSAKGLKAGTEVGIGGGTFEIDSLDDAVHSNNSVTITGGKINIATGDDGIHGDSAILTKGGDITISKSYEGIESLVITIAAGDIEVNSSDDGINVGGGVDGSNPDMQSTTSESNLLSINGGNVYVNAQGDGLDSNGSISMTDGTVMVSGPTNNGNGSLDYDQTFDISGGTLIAAGSSGMVQAVSEDAKQYSMLMTYPETKAAGTILHLEDSKGNTVVTFAPEKDYQSVFISSPKLEKDGTYTLYTDGSSTGSEANGFYKEGNYTGGTKVVEFTIADTVTWLNESGITTAQSGGPCGGGRGGQAPQDGGNRADMFSNLDEATRTKAQEIMEKERAGTITREEAQAQLAELGVDFPGMMRQ, via the coding sequence TTGAAAAAACTATCAAAAAAATCAAGATATACAACTCTAACCGTATCGTTTATGTGTGCGGCACTCTTATTTGGCTGCAGCAATAACAGCAGCGAGAGTGACGCTGCCAATAGCAGCGTTGCCATGGTGAACGCAGAAAGTTTGAGCACAATTGGTGATAAAAATATTGCTGACGTCATTAGCGGAATTGTGACATATGACAAAGATGATCTCTATACTGACTGGAAAAGTGAGGATACGACATCCATTGAACTAACTGGTTCAGGAGCTACGGTTGAAGATTCCGGCGGAGTCATCGTGGATGGTAATATCATTACGATTAAAACTTCAGGCACATATGTCATCAGCGGAAAGCTGAATGATGGGCAGATTATTGTCGACGCAGAGGATAAAGCAACCGTCCGGCTTGTACTGAATGGAGCGGAAATCAATTCCTCCTCGAATTCACCAATTTATGTAAAGAAGGCGGAAAAAACGGTTATTTCCCTTGAGGATGGGACAGAAAATTCAATCTCGGATGGTGAAACATACAACCTTGAAGGTTCTGAGGATGAACCGAATGCAGCGCTCTTTAGCAAAGGGAACCTTACCATTAATGGTACCGGGAAAATGGTTGTCAAAGGAAATTACAATAATGGGATTACAAGCAAAGATGATTTAAAGATAACAAGTGGAACCATTGAAATTGAGGCGGCTGATGATGGACTGATGGGCCGTGATTTATTAGCAGTGAAAGATGGGGATATCACTATTAACGCGGGCGGGGATGCTGTTAAATCGACAAACGATAAAGACGCTTCCAAAGGTGTTATTGCCATTGAAGGCGGAAACTTCGATCTTGTTGCTGCAAATGATGGTTTCCAGGCAGTAACTTCGTTATTGATTGCAGACGGAGACTTTAACATTTCAACCGGAGGCGGAAGTCCTGAAATGATTGCAACCAAAGAAAGTGGAGGAGAAAGACCAGGACAAACAACCACCACCACTGCAACAGCTGCTACAGAATCGGAATCAGATAGTGCAAAAGGCTTGAAAGCAGGAACAGAGGTTGGTATCGGCGGCGGTACATTTGAAATTGATTCCTTAGATGATGCTGTTCACAGTAATAACAGCGTAACGATAACGGGTGGAAAAATTAACATTGCTACTGGTGATGACGGTATCCATGGTGATTCAGCAATTCTTACCAAAGGCGGGGATATCACGATTAGCAAGAGTTATGAGGGCATTGAGAGCTTGGTCATCACCATTGCAGCTGGTGACATCGAGGTAAATTCAAGTGACGATGGCATCAATGTTGGTGGCGGTGTGGATGGCTCGAACCCAGATATGCAATCAACCACTTCGGAAAGCAATCTTCTTTCCATTAATGGGGGTAATGTATATGTGAATGCACAAGGTGATGGGCTGGATTCGAATGGTTCGATTTCGATGACTGACGGTACAGTGATGGTCAGCGGACCGACGAATAATGGCAATGGTTCTCTTGATTATGACCAAACCTTTGACATCAGCGGCGGTACCCTGATTGCTGCAGGAAGTTCCGGTATGGTACAGGCAGTATCAGAGGATGCAAAACAGTATTCCATGCTGATGACTTATCCTGAAACAAAAGCTGCAGGAACAATCCTTCACTTGGAAGACAGCAAAGGAAATACAGTTGTGACGTTTGCACCTGAAAAAGACTACCAATCTGTATTTATCAGTTCTCCAAAGCTTGAAAAGGACGGAACATATACCCTTTATACTGATGGCTCCTCCACGGGAAGCGAAGCAAATGGATTTTATAAGGAAGGAAACTATACAGGTGGAACGAAAGTAGTTGAATTTACAATTGCAGATACGGTAACATGGCTGAACGAATCTGGGATTACAACAGCTCAAAGCGGTGGTCCTTGCGGCGGCGGTCGTGGAGGGCAAGCCCCGCAGGACGGCGGGAACCGTGCTGATATGTTCTCAAATTTAGATGAAGCAACAAGAACAAAGGCACAGGAAATCATGGAGAAAGAACGGGCAGGAACGATTACCAGGGAAGAGGCACAAGCCCAATTGGCAGAGCTTGGGGTTGATTTTCCAGGAATGATGAGACAATAA